One window from the genome of [Clostridium] celerecrescens 18A encodes:
- a CDS encoding N-acetyltransferase, whose protein sequence is MNADFVNLTTENLVNEHLCCIIRSKKPHQGIEAKKQWLSDRLNEGHVFRKLNERATVFIEYAPLETAWVPITGDNYYYLYCLWVTGSHKGKGYGKSLMEYCLADAKEKGKSGICMLGAKKQKSFLSDQTFAKKFGFEVVDTTDNGYELLALSFDGTTPKFAQNVKNQEIESKDLTIYYDMQCPYVYQNIEMIKQYCEVNDVPVSLIQVDTLQKAKELPCVFNNWGVFYKGNFETVNLLDVTYLKRILKK, encoded by the coding sequence ATGAATGCTGATTTTGTAAACTTAACAACAGAAAACCTTGTCAATGAGCATTTGTGCTGCATTATCCGCAGTAAAAAGCCTCATCAAGGTATTGAAGCAAAGAAACAATGGCTTTCAGACCGACTAAATGAAGGACATGTCTTTAGAAAGTTAAATGAAAGGGCTACGGTTTTTATTGAATATGCTCCTCTTGAAACTGCTTGGGTTCCCATAACTGGTGACAACTATTATTATCTGTATTGCTTATGGGTTACTGGCAGTCACAAAGGAAAAGGGTATGGGAAATCGCTGATGGAGTATTGTTTGGCTGATGCAAAAGAAAAGGGCAAATCCGGTATATGTATGCTCGGGGCTAAAAAACAAAAATCATTTCTTTCTGACCAAACATTTGCGAAGAAGTTCGGCTTTGAGGTTGTTGATACGACTGATAATGGCTATGAATTGCTTGCACTTTCTTTTGACGGAACAACGCCAAAGTTCGCGCAAAACGTTAAAAACCAAGAAATTGAGAGCAAAGACCTTACAATTTACTATGATATGCAATGCCCCTATGTCTATCAAAACATTGAGATGATAAAGCAGTATTGTGAAGTGAATGATGTACCTGTATCTTTGATTCAAGTGGATACGCTACAAAAAGCAAAGGAATTGCCTTGTGTTTTCAATAACTGGGGAGTGTTTTATAAAGGAAATTTTGAAACAGTAAATTTATTAGATGTCACCTACTTAAAGAGAATACTCAAAAAATGA
- a CDS encoding helix-turn-helix transcriptional regulator, whose amino-acid sequence MKNKRMKIARMEADMKQEDLAKAVGVTRQTIGLIESGEYNPTLNLCISICKALGKTLNDLFWEESK is encoded by the coding sequence ATGAAGAATAAGAGAATGAAAATCGCCCGGATGGAAGCTGATATGAAACAAGAGGACTTAGCAAAAGCCGTAGGTGTTACCCGACAAACTATCGGTCTGATAGAATCAGGGGAGTATAACCCAACATTAAACCTTTGTATATCGATTTGTAAGGCGCTAGGCAAAACATTAAATGACTTATTTTGGGAGGAATCGAAATGA
- a CDS encoding DUF6773 family protein, which yields MNKQNIQDERVVAQRRKINSEAYSILMIVLLGSILVQQYLLNAPFEQYAVEVICFFGMSLYMIIRFMTMGLDIFGEGKRAKTLPVVNSIVAGIVVTAINGILNYTQYAEKYKEDGIGYFIAVLAITFISATISTFIVLFCLNYLNKKKQAKIQKQLDEKEQDE from the coding sequence ATGAATAAACAAAATATACAAGACGAGAGAGTTGTAGCTCAACGCCGTAAAATAAATAGTGAAGCTTACAGCATTTTAATGATTGTGCTACTTGGTTCAATACTCGTACAACAATATTTACTAAACGCTCCGTTTGAACAATATGCTGTGGAGGTTATATGTTTTTTTGGAATGTCCCTATACATGATAATACGGTTTATGACCATGGGACTTGACATATTCGGCGAAGGTAAACGGGCTAAAACCCTTCCTGTTGTGAACAGTATAGTAGCCGGAATTGTAGTAACGGCGATTAATGGTATTTTGAACTATACACAGTACGCAGAAAAATATAAGGAAGATGGTATAGGTTATTTTATCGCCGTGTTGGCAATTACTTTTATCAGCGCAACCATTTCAACTTTTATAGTACTTTTTTGCCTTAATTATCTGAACAAGAAAAAACAGGCAAAAATTCAAAAGCAGTTAGACGAAAAAGAACAGGACGAATAG
- a CDS encoding exosporium glycoprotein BclB-related protein, with translation MNNYIESNDDQSSCRRRCIITGPTGPRGCQGPKGCPGATGPTGPRGCPGPTGPTGPTGPTGPTGPTGPTGPTGLTGPTGSTGPTGPTGLTGATGPTGPTGPTGLTGPTGPTGPTGPTGLTGATGPTGPTGPIGLTGATGPTGPTGPTGPTGPIGLTGVTGPTGPTGPIGLTGTTGATGPTGLTGATGPTGPIGVTGPTGPTGDTGPTGPIGATGPTGPTGDTGPTGPTGPIGLAGDGAIIPFASGTPVTLATVLGGLLNTSSAVGFGSNLSGISASRGTVNLLGLTNLAFSMPRDGIITSLAGYLSISTALSLIGSTVTVTAQLFESTTPNNTFVEVPGAVVTLSPSLTGAISIGSIISGVTTGLNIPVTAGTRLLLLFSAEVTAGFDVAATIAGYASAGLGIS, from the coding sequence ATGAATAACTATATAGAGTCTAATGATGATCAGAGTTCTTGTCGTCGTCGTTGTATCATAACAGGGCCTACTGGCCCTAGGGGTTGTCAAGGACCTAAAGGCTGCCCAGGAGCTACTGGACCAACTGGGCCTAGAGGTTGTCCAGGGCCCACTGGTCCTACCGGACCTACTGGGCCTACCGGACCTACTGGGCCTACCGGACCTACCGGACCTACTGGACTTACCGGACCCACTGGGTCTACCGGACCTACCGGACCTACTGGACTTACCGGCGCTACTGGGCCTACCGGACCTACCGGACCTACTGGACTTACCGGACCTACTGGGCCTACTGGACCTACCGGACCTACTGGACTTACTGGCGCTACCGGCCCTACCGGACCTACTGGGCCAATTGGACTTACTGGCGCTACCGGCCCTACCGGCCCTACCGGCCCTACCGGACCTACTGGGCCAATTGGACTTACCGGCGTTACTGGGCCTACCGGACCTACTGGCCCAATTGGACTTACCGGCACTACCGGTGCTACCGGACCTACTGGACTTACCGGTGCTACCGGGCCTACTGGACCTATTGGCGTAACAGGCCCCACTGGGCCTACTGGTGATACTGGGCCTACTGGCCCTATTGGAGCAACGGGACCTACTGGACCTACTGGTGATACTGGACCTACAGGACCTACCGGCCCTATCGGCTTGGCGGGCGATGGAGCCATTATTCCGTTTGCTTCCGGAACACCTGTTACCTTGGCCACAGTACTCGGAGGATTGCTTAACACCTCCAGCGCAGTTGGATTCGGGAGTAACCTTTCCGGCATTTCCGCTTCCAGAGGAACAGTCAATCTACTAGGGTTGACGAACTTGGCGTTCTCCATGCCCAGGGATGGGATTATTACCTCCTTAGCCGGTTATTTGAGCATTAGCACTGCGCTCAGCCTGATTGGTTCGACTGTGACAGTAACCGCTCAGTTGTTCGAATCCACTACACCTAACAACACCTTTGTTGAGGTGCCGGGCGCAGTGGTTACGCTGTCACCTTCCCTCACGGGAGCAATTTCTATCGGTAGTATCATCAGCGGTGTCACCACCGGACTGAACATTCCTGTTACCGCAGGAACCAGGTTGCTTTTGTTATTCTCCGCAGAGGTCACTGCTGGTTTCGATGTAGCAGCCACCATCGCAGGCTACGCCAGTGCCGGCCTTGGTATATCTTAA